One Ensifer adhaerens genomic region harbors:
- a CDS encoding glycosyl hydrolase family 8, producing MKWRTALLAGLLALLLPMAAGADEQAGSVKAGEWDQYKARFLDSGGRIIDDANGNVSHSEGQGYGLLLAVLADNPADFALIWSFTRRELLLRDDGLAAWKWSATETPHIIDINNATDGDILIAYALVLAGERWKRQDYLQAASRIAKAILDNTLLDHGGRTLLLPGVTGFGTTDRPDGPVVNPSYWIFEAFPALDRVAPSPRWKALSDDGLAFINALQSGPRKLPADWVSLRAMPKPAQGFPAEFGYNALRIPLYLARADMGGRDLMARLRAGMAGDNDALVLSDASTGAVQTSLTDPGYRFVNHILACVLDRVPIPDSVKVFSPTQYYPSTLHLLGLSYVREKRPECL from the coding sequence ATGAAGTGGCGGACCGCGCTTCTCGCCGGATTGCTTGCGCTCCTTTTGCCGATGGCGGCCGGAGCCGACGAACAGGCGGGCTCGGTGAAGGCTGGGGAATGGGACCAGTACAAGGCGCGGTTCCTCGATTCCGGTGGCCGGATCATCGACGACGCCAATGGCAATGTCAGCCATAGCGAGGGACAGGGTTATGGCCTGCTTCTCGCCGTGCTGGCCGACAACCCGGCCGACTTCGCGCTGATCTGGTCGTTCACGCGCCGTGAGCTGCTGCTGCGCGACGATGGGCTGGCGGCGTGGAAGTGGAGTGCCACCGAAACGCCGCACATTATCGACATCAACAATGCCACCGACGGCGACATCCTGATCGCCTATGCGCTGGTGCTCGCCGGTGAACGCTGGAAGCGGCAGGATTACCTGCAGGCCGCATCGAGGATCGCCAAGGCCATCCTCGACAACACCCTGCTCGATCATGGCGGGCGAACGCTGCTGTTGCCCGGCGTTACGGGCTTCGGCACGACCGATCGCCCGGATGGCCCGGTGGTCAATCCGTCCTACTGGATCTTCGAGGCTTTTCCCGCACTTGATCGGGTAGCGCCGTCGCCGCGCTGGAAGGCGCTCTCGGATGACGGCCTGGCCTTTATCAATGCCCTGCAATCAGGCCCGAGAAAACTGCCGGCCGACTGGGTCAGCCTGCGTGCGATGCCGAAGCCAGCCCAGGGCTTTCCCGCCGAGTTCGGCTATAACGCTTTGCGGATCCCGCTCTACCTCGCCCGGGCGGACATGGGTGGCCGCGATCTGATGGCGCGGCTGCGGGCGGGAATGGCCGGCGACAACGACGCATTGGTCCTCAGCGACGCCTCTACGGGGGCCGTTCAAACCAGCCTCACGGACCCCGGTTATCGATTTGTTAACCATATTCTGGCCTGTGTCTTGGACAGGGTTCCGATACCCGACAGCGTCAAGGTGTTCAGCCCGACGCAATATTACCCTTCCACGCTGCACCTGTTAGGGCTGTCTTACGTGAGGGAGAAGCGTCCGGAGTGTCTATGA
- a CDS encoding cellulose synthase: protein MKSSIVAIAAVMTTAIGVAGLTDGGFLRQDNKKLGSLTGESQEAPAVGGSAGQGARGAPPQFTEVAQADRPSEEAQSTSKPQSVVDESALRYFAAKGDTARLQAEISRLRSLYPDWVPPADPLAVPRNNDVALETMWRLYSEGRYAEVRKAIAERQAKEAAWQPPSDLLERLNVAEARARLVNASELKQYETVISIAASTPSLLTCSEVDVLWHVAQAFAETKRPDRARDAYLYVLKSCDNAPERLATVQKAAAVLSYATLQDLLALERTTPEGVPEFESIRDDLARRFVAEGDGDKALAVDPKYVQRVEKLAETGGTASDALLLGWYQLRRDNMSAAEQWFRRAHDKEDSASAAQGLALTLIARKAPLEAEAVLYPWRDSSPDALATYFAATANLLAIDPPVALDAAVLARIAQETTKAREPATAQQFGWYARALNQPATAAQWFATALRWKSDDEPSAYGLALSRDQLNDKDGVVEVQRLWSGRSERIARLGEVKEKLDEVSRAPLPTAEVQRTQPQPTARTTVVTEVVAQPAAQRPRTGGVVQKSVRSGAGCRTTINPAGMAPQAALARGWCLMDLNRPLEAAEAFEVALQAPASQMREDAAYGQSLAYLRAGLTNKAAVSATKSTQSRGRVDELQTAILADRAIAAFNANRYREAILFLDQLGQISTRRQDLMVLRGYAYMNLKYHAEARRIFEALAATGNRDAMQGLAAVEASQEIWPNKN, encoded by the coding sequence ATGAAGTCCTCAATCGTTGCCATTGCCGCTGTGATGACTACGGCGATCGGGGTTGCCGGACTGACCGATGGCGGCTTCTTGCGCCAGGACAACAAGAAACTCGGCAGCTTGACTGGTGAGAGCCAGGAGGCGCCCGCCGTCGGCGGCAGCGCCGGCCAGGGCGCGCGCGGCGCGCCGCCGCAATTCACCGAGGTGGCCCAGGCCGACAGGCCGTCGGAGGAAGCACAAAGCACAAGCAAGCCGCAGTCGGTCGTCGACGAATCGGCGCTTCGCTACTTTGCCGCCAAGGGCGATACCGCACGGCTGCAGGCGGAAATCTCGCGCCTGCGCTCGCTTTATCCCGACTGGGTCCCGCCCGCCGATCCGCTGGCTGTGCCGCGCAACAACGACGTCGCGCTCGAAACCATGTGGCGGCTCTACTCTGAAGGCCGCTACGCCGAAGTGCGCAAGGCGATCGCCGAGCGTCAGGCGAAGGAAGCCGCCTGGCAGCCGCCATCGGACCTGCTCGAGCGCCTCAACGTCGCCGAGGCTCGCGCCCGGCTGGTGAACGCCTCCGAGCTCAAGCAGTATGAAACCGTGATTTCGATTGCTGCGAGCACGCCGAGCCTTCTGACCTGCTCGGAAGTGGATGTGCTCTGGCATGTGGCGCAGGCCTTTGCCGAGACCAAGCGGCCGGACCGGGCCCGCGATGCCTATCTCTATGTGCTGAAGAGCTGCGACAATGCGCCGGAACGGCTCGCCACCGTGCAGAAGGCTGCCGCTGTGCTGTCCTACGCGACCCTGCAGGATCTGCTCGCGCTCGAGCGCACCACGCCGGAGGGCGTGCCGGAGTTCGAAAGCATCCGTGACGATCTCGCCCGGCGCTTCGTTGCCGAAGGTGACGGAGACAAAGCGCTTGCGGTTGATCCCAAGTACGTCCAGCGCGTCGAAAAACTGGCCGAGACCGGTGGCACGGCAAGCGACGCTCTGCTGCTGGGCTGGTATCAGCTGCGCCGCGACAACATGAGCGCCGCCGAGCAATGGTTCCGCCGTGCCCATGACAAGGAAGACAGCGCCTCCGCCGCGCAGGGGCTGGCGCTGACGCTGATCGCGCGCAAGGCACCGCTCGAGGCCGAGGCAGTACTCTACCCGTGGCGCGATAGCTCGCCCGATGCCCTTGCGACCTATTTCGCGGCGACTGCCAATCTGCTGGCAATCGATCCGCCGGTCGCCCTCGATGCCGCCGTGCTGGCGCGGATCGCTCAGGAAACGACCAAGGCCCGCGAACCGGCCACGGCCCAGCAGTTCGGCTGGTATGCGCGCGCCCTCAACCAGCCGGCAACCGCCGCACAATGGTTTGCAACGGCGCTGCGCTGGAAGTCGGACGACGAGCCGTCGGCCTATGGCCTTGCGCTCAGCCGTGACCAGCTGAACGACAAGGATGGCGTCGTCGAAGTCCAGCGTTTGTGGTCGGGCCGTTCCGAACGCATCGCCCGGCTTGGCGAAGTCAAGGAGAAGCTCGACGAAGTCAGCCGCGCGCCGCTTCCGACGGCCGAGGTGCAACGGACGCAACCGCAGCCGACGGCCCGTACCACCGTCGTCACAGAGGTGGTCGCGCAACCTGCCGCTCAGAGGCCGCGCACGGGCGGCGTCGTGCAGAAATCGGTGCGCAGCGGGGCCGGCTGCCGAACCACCATCAATCCCGCCGGCATGGCGCCGCAGGCGGCGCTCGCGCGCGGCTGGTGCCTGATGGACCTCAACCGGCCGCTGGAGGCCGCCGAAGCATTCGAGGTGGCCTTGCAGGCGCCTGCGTCGCAGATGCGCGAAGACGCTGCCTATGGCCAGAGCCTGGCCTACCTGCGCGCTGGTCTCACCAACAAGGCCGCGGTGTCGGCGACCAAGTCGACGCAGAGCCGGGGGCGGGTCGACGAGCTGCAGACGGCGATCCTCGCCGACCGTGCCATTGCCGCCTTCAATGCCAATCGCTACCGCGAGGCCATCCTTTTTCTCGATCAGCTCGGGCAGATCTCGACCCGCCGCCAGGACCTGATGGTGCTGCGCGGCTACGCCTACATGAACCTCAAGTACCACGCGGAAGCGCGACGCATCTTCGAGGCGCTTGCCGCCACCGGCAATAGAGACGCGATGCAGGGCCTTGCGGCCGTCGAGGCCAGCCAGGAAATCTGGCCGAACAAGAACTGA
- a CDS encoding isovaleryl-CoA dehydrogenase has product MFQGGLSFALGEDIDALRESVRRFATDRIAPLADETDRSNAFPMPLWREMGELGLLGITAGEEHGGAAMGYLAHCVAMEEISRASASIGLSYGAHSNLCVNQINRNGNHHQKARYLPKLISGENVGALAMSEPGAGSDVVSMTLRADKRGDRYVLNGNKMWITNGPDADVLVVYAKTDPTAGPRGITAFLVEKGYAGFSTGQKLDKLGMRGSNTCELIFKDCEVPEENVLGTIGGGVRVLMSGLDYERVVLSAGPLGIMAACLDVVVPYLHERKQFGQAIGEFQLMQGKLADMYVTANAARAYVYAVAAACDRGETTRKDAAGCILYAAEKATALALEAIQALGGNGYTNDYPAGRLLRDAKLYEIGAGTSEIRRMLIGRELFTETR; this is encoded by the coding sequence ATGTTTCAGGGCGGATTGAGCTTCGCGCTTGGCGAGGACATCGACGCGTTGCGCGAGAGTGTGCGGCGCTTCGCAACGGACCGTATCGCGCCTTTGGCGGACGAGACCGATCGCAGCAACGCATTTCCGATGCCGCTCTGGCGCGAGATGGGCGAGCTTGGTCTGCTTGGGATTACCGCCGGCGAGGAGCATGGCGGGGCCGCTATGGGCTATCTCGCCCATTGCGTGGCGATGGAGGAGATCAGCCGCGCATCGGCCTCGATCGGCCTTAGCTACGGCGCCCATTCCAATCTCTGCGTCAACCAGATCAACCGCAACGGCAACCACCACCAGAAGGCGCGTTACCTGCCGAAGCTGATTTCCGGCGAGAATGTCGGTGCGCTGGCGATGTCGGAGCCCGGCGCCGGTTCCGACGTCGTTTCGATGACGCTCAGAGCCGACAAGCGCGGCGACCGTTATGTGCTCAACGGTAACAAGATGTGGATCACCAACGGTCCGGACGCCGACGTGCTCGTCGTCTATGCCAAGACCGATCCGACCGCCGGCCCGCGCGGCATCACCGCCTTCCTCGTCGAGAAGGGCTATGCCGGCTTTTCGACCGGCCAGAAGCTCGACAAGCTCGGCATGCGCGGCTCCAATACCTGCGAGCTGATTTTCAAGGACTGCGAAGTGCCGGAAGAAAACGTGCTCGGCACCATCGGCGGTGGCGTGCGCGTGCTGATGTCGGGGCTCGACTATGAGCGTGTCGTGCTTTCGGCCGGGCCGCTCGGCATCATGGCCGCCTGCCTCGATGTGGTCGTCCCCTATCTGCATGAGCGCAAGCAGTTCGGCCAGGCGATCGGCGAGTTCCAGCTGATGCAGGGCAAGCTCGCCGACATGTATGTAACGGCGAATGCGGCGCGCGCCTATGTCTATGCCGTGGCGGCGGCCTGCGATCGCGGCGAGACCACGCGCAAGGATGCGGCCGGTTGCATCCTCTATGCGGCGGAGAAGGCGACGGCGCTGGCGCTCGAAGCGATCCAGGCGCTCGGAGGTAACGGCTACACCAACGACTACCCGGCGGGTCGCCTGCTGCGCGACGCCAAGCTCTACGAGATCGGCGCCGGCACCAGCGAGATCCGCCGCATGCTGATCGGGCGGGAGCTGTTCACCGAGACGCGGTAG
- a CDS encoding carboxyl transferase domain-containing protein, with amino-acid sequence MTLLKSHISPSSDTFKANQAAMAEAIATVEDAVKVAAAGGGDTARERHVSRGKLLPRDRVASLIDPATPFLEVGMTAAHGMYNGDAPAAGLITGIGRVSGRECMIVCNDPTVKGGTYYPLTVKKHLRAQEIAAENNLPCIYLVDSGGANLPNQDEVFPDRDHFGRIFYNQANMSAAGIPQIAVVMGSCTAGGAYVPAMSDETIIVEGQGTIFLAGPPLVRAATGEVVSAEDLGGADVHTRLSGVADHLARDDAHALALARRAVSALNRLKPLTVELVTPEPPLYDPHEIAGIVPSDLRTPYDIREVIARTVDGSRFDEFKARYGTTLVCGFAHVHGIPVGIIANNGVLFSESALKGAHFVELCAQRKIPLVFLQNITGFMVGRKYETEGIAKHGAKLVTAVATARVPKVTMLVGGSFGAGNYGMCGRAFSPRFLWTWPNSRISVMGGEQAAGVLTTVRSEALKRAGTPWSEEEEARFRQPILDLFERQSHPLYASARLWDDGVVDPRKTRDVLGLSLSAALNAPIEDTRFGLFRM; translated from the coding sequence ATGACCCTTCTGAAATCTCACATTTCTCCGTCCTCCGATACGTTCAAGGCAAACCAGGCGGCCATGGCGGAGGCGATCGCGACTGTCGAAGACGCGGTGAAGGTGGCGGCCGCCGGCGGCGGTGATACCGCGCGCGAACGCCATGTCAGCCGCGGCAAACTCTTGCCGCGCGACCGGGTGGCCAGCCTCATCGATCCGGCAACACCCTTCCTCGAAGTCGGCATGACGGCGGCGCACGGCATGTACAACGGCGATGCGCCGGCGGCCGGGCTGATCACCGGCATCGGCCGGGTGTCTGGCCGTGAGTGCATGATCGTTTGCAACGACCCGACGGTCAAAGGCGGCACCTACTATCCGCTGACGGTCAAGAAGCACCTGCGCGCGCAGGAGATCGCCGCGGAAAACAATCTGCCCTGCATCTATCTGGTCGATTCCGGCGGCGCCAACCTGCCGAACCAGGACGAGGTTTTTCCGGACCGCGATCACTTCGGTCGGATCTTCTATAACCAGGCCAATATGTCGGCCGCCGGCATCCCGCAGATCGCCGTGGTGATGGGTTCCTGCACCGCGGGTGGCGCCTATGTGCCGGCCATGTCCGACGAGACGATCATCGTCGAAGGCCAGGGCACGATCTTTCTCGCCGGCCCCCCGCTCGTGCGCGCCGCGACCGGCGAGGTCGTCTCGGCGGAGGATCTCGGCGGCGCCGATGTGCACACGCGGCTCTCCGGCGTGGCCGACCATCTGGCGCGCGATGACGCTCATGCACTGGCGCTCGCCCGCCGGGCCGTTTCGGCACTCAATCGGCTGAAGCCGTTGACGGTCGAGCTGGTGACGCCTGAGCCGCCGCTCTACGACCCGCACGAGATCGCCGGCATCGTGCCCTCGGATCTGCGCACGCCCTACGACATCCGCGAGGTCATCGCCCGCACCGTGGACGGTTCCCGTTTCGACGAATTCAAGGCGCGCTACGGCACCACGCTCGTCTGCGGCTTTGCCCATGTGCACGGCATCCCGGTCGGCATCATCGCCAACAACGGCGTGCTGTTTTCGGAATCCGCCCTGAAGGGCGCGCATTTCGTCGAGCTCTGCGCCCAGCGCAAGATCCCGCTCGTCTTCCTGCAGAACATCACCGGCTTCATGGTCGGGCGGAAATATGAGACGGAAGGCATCGCCAAGCACGGCGCCAAACTGGTGACGGCGGTGGCGACGGCACGTGTGCCGAAGGTGACGATGCTGGTCGGCGGTTCCTTCGGCGCTGGCAACTACGGCATGTGCGGTCGGGCGTTTTCGCCGCGGTTCCTGTGGACCTGGCCGAACAGCCGCATCTCCGTCATGGGTGGTGAGCAGGCGGCCGGCGTCCTGACGACCGTGCGCAGCGAGGCCCTGAAGCGGGCGGGAACGCCCTGGAGCGAGGAGGAGGAGGCGCGTTTCCGCCAGCCCATCCTTGATCTCTTCGAACGCCAGAGCCATCCGCTCTATGCCTCGGCCAGACTTTGGGACGACGGCGTCGTCGATCCGCGCAAGACGCGCGACGTGCTCGGCCTGTCGCTGTCGGCGGCGCTCAATGCGCCGATCGAAGACACGCGCTTCGGCCTCTTCAGGATGTAG
- a CDS encoding RidA family protein — protein sequence MKRENINAPNAPQPRGGYSQAVRLENFERLLFVSGQVPLTPEDALPKGFEAQARQVWANIDAQLTAAGMTKVDIVKVTVLLADRQHAMANRAARAEYLGALAPAMTVAIAGIFDAGWLLEIDVIAAQ from the coding sequence ATGAAACGCGAAAACATCAATGCCCCGAACGCACCGCAGCCGCGTGGAGGCTACTCGCAGGCCGTTCGCCTGGAGAACTTCGAGCGTCTGCTCTTCGTCAGCGGGCAGGTGCCGCTGACGCCTGAAGACGCGCTGCCGAAGGGTTTCGAGGCGCAGGCGCGCCAGGTCTGGGCCAACATCGACGCGCAATTGACCGCGGCGGGCATGACCAAGGTCGATATCGTCAAGGTGACGGTGCTGCTTGCCGATCGGCAACACGCCATGGCCAACCGCGCGGCCCGCGCCGAATATCTCGGCGCGCTAGCACCCGCCATGACGGTCGCGATCGCCGGCATCTTCGATGCCGGATGGTTGCTCGAAATCGATGTGATCGCAGCGCAATAG
- a CDS encoding acetyl/propionyl/methylcrotonyl-CoA carboxylase subunit alpha, which produces MFSKLLIANRGEIACRVIRTAKRLGIRTVAVYSDADVGALHVALADEAIRIGPAPALDSYLVAERIIAAAHSVGADAIHPGYGFLSENADFAEAVEAAGITFVGPSASAIRAMGLKDAAKALMEQSGVPVVPGYHGETQEPDFLAGEAVNIGYPVLIKARAGGGGKGMRRVDSAADFPAALEAARREAEAAFGDGAVLIEKYLTKPRHIEVQVFGDRHGNILHLYERDCSLQRRHQKVIEEAPAPGMTAEVRRAMGEAAVRAAQAIGYVGAGTVEFIADVTDGLWPDQFYFMEMNTRLQVEHPVTEAITGIDLVEWQLRAAAGEALPKRQSEIAIDGWAFEARIYAEDPSRGFLPATGHLTTLSFPEEGVRVDAGVRQGDRITPFYDPLIAKLIVHGSNRSTALARLENALRACRIGGTVTNLDFLARLAAEPDFRAGHPDTGLIDRSIDRLSASPVPNDAALALAAIISTGALQPDGSADPWSSLGHWQIWGDANRNIAIEHLGGRTTVALAARGRDQFAVHTGTAALPVVILHRSADGARAEIAGAQQEFRFLREGEQITLFLNGETYGLRLPDALGAGHSSEVADDAVSAPMPGIVKLIRVRPGDAVEKGQALAVMEAMKMELTLSASRAGVVESVQVSEGEQVTAGAVLVMLQPESAE; this is translated from the coding sequence ATGTTTTCCAAACTCCTGATTGCCAATCGCGGTGAGATCGCCTGCCGGGTGATCCGCACAGCCAAGCGCCTCGGCATCCGCACGGTCGCCGTCTACTCCGATGCCGATGTCGGCGCGCTGCATGTGGCGCTGGCCGACGAGGCGATCCGCATCGGCCCGGCGCCGGCGCTCGACAGCTACCTTGTGGCCGAACGCATCATCGCGGCGGCGCACTCCGTCGGCGCAGACGCCATTCATCCCGGCTACGGCTTCCTGTCGGAGAATGCCGACTTTGCCGAAGCTGTCGAGGCGGCCGGCATCACCTTCGTCGGACCGTCGGCGTCGGCCATTCGCGCCATGGGGCTGAAGGATGCCGCCAAGGCGCTGATGGAGCAATCCGGCGTGCCGGTGGTTCCGGGCTATCACGGCGAGACACAGGAGCCGGACTTCCTTGCCGGGGAAGCGGTGAACATCGGCTATCCCGTGCTGATCAAGGCGCGCGCCGGCGGCGGCGGCAAGGGCATGCGGCGGGTCGACAGCGCCGCCGACTTTCCGGCTGCGCTGGAGGCGGCGCGCCGCGAGGCGGAAGCGGCCTTCGGCGACGGCGCGGTCCTGATCGAGAAATATCTGACGAAGCCGCGGCATATCGAGGTGCAGGTCTTCGGTGACCGGCACGGCAACATCCTGCATCTTTACGAGCGCGACTGCTCGCTGCAACGACGCCACCAGAAGGTGATCGAGGAAGCGCCGGCGCCGGGCATGACCGCGGAAGTGCGGCGCGCCATGGGCGAAGCCGCCGTTCGCGCGGCGCAGGCGATCGGCTATGTCGGCGCGGGCACTGTCGAGTTCATCGCCGACGTGACCGACGGACTCTGGCCGGATCAGTTCTATTTCATGGAAATGAACACCCGGCTGCAGGTCGAGCATCCGGTCACCGAGGCGATCACCGGCATCGATCTCGTCGAGTGGCAGTTGCGGGCTGCAGCCGGTGAAGCGCTGCCGAAACGCCAGAGCGAGATCGCCATCGACGGCTGGGCCTTCGAGGCCCGCATCTATGCGGAAGACCCGTCGCGCGGCTTCCTGCCGGCGACCGGGCATCTCACGACCTTGAGCTTTCCGGAGGAGGGCGTCCGTGTCGATGCCGGTGTCCGGCAGGGAGACAGGATCACGCCGTTCTATGACCCGCTGATCGCCAAGCTGATCGTGCACGGGTCCAACCGGTCGACGGCGCTGGCCAGGCTCGAGAACGCGCTCAGGGCCTGCCGCATCGGTGGCACGGTCACCAATCTCGATTTTCTGGCCCGCCTTGCGGCCGAACCGGATTTTCGCGCCGGGCACCCCGATACCGGCCTGATCGATCGTTCGATCGATCGGCTATCGGCGTCGCCGGTGCCGAACGATGCGGCCCTCGCGCTTGCGGCCATCATTTCGACCGGAGCCTTGCAGCCGGACGGATCGGCCGATCCCTGGTCTTCGCTCGGCCATTGGCAGATTTGGGGTGACGCAAACCGCAACATCGCGATCGAGCACCTGGGTGGACGGACGACCGTGGCGCTGGCGGCCCGTGGCCGGGATCAGTTCGCCGTCCACACCGGGACGGCGGCGCTGCCGGTCGTTATCCTCCATCGCTCTGCCGATGGCGCCCGGGCGGAAATCGCCGGCGCGCAGCAGGAGTTCCGTTTCCTGCGCGAAGGCGAGCAGATCACGCTGTTCCTGAACGGTGAGACCTACGGACTTCGCTTGCCGGACGCGCTTGGTGCCGGTCACTCAAGCGAGGTCGCCGACGACGCGGTCTCGGCGCCGATGCCCGGCATCGTCAAGCTCATCCGGGTCCGCCCCGGTGATGCGGTCGAGAAGGGCCAGGCGCTTGCGGTCATGGAAGCGATGAAGATGGAACTCACCTTGTCGGCCTCGCGCGCCGGCGTGGTCGAGAGCGTGCAGGTCAGCGAAGGCGAGCAGGTGACAGCCGGCGCCGTGCTGGTGATGCTCCAGCCGGAGAGCGCGGAATGA
- a CDS encoding hydroxymethylglutaryl-CoA lyase: protein MSGAAPGHVTIVEMAPRDGLQNESALVPTTEKIRLVDMLSDCGYERIEVTSFVSPKWVPQMADAAEVMAGIRRRPGTRYAVLTPNMRGLEAALEAGADEVAIFASASETFSQKNINCSIAESIERFLPVAELCREKGILLRGYVSCVVECPYEGAIAPASPARVADLLDDLGCYEISLGDTIGRGTPEAVDAMLAAVLERIPANRLAGHFHDTSGRALDNIAVSLDRGLRVFDGSAGGLGGCPYAPGAAGNVDTLAVNAFVTAKGFATGLDVAKLEQAAAFARTLRTGS from the coding sequence ATGAGCGGAGCGGCGCCTGGGCATGTGACGATCGTCGAGATGGCGCCGCGCGACGGGCTGCAGAATGAAAGCGCGCTCGTCCCAACGACTGAGAAGATACGTCTCGTCGATATGCTCTCGGATTGCGGCTACGAGCGGATCGAGGTGACGAGCTTCGTCAGCCCGAAATGGGTGCCGCAGATGGCCGACGCCGCCGAAGTGATGGCCGGCATCCGGAGGCGGCCCGGGACGCGCTACGCGGTGCTGACGCCCAACATGCGCGGTCTTGAAGCCGCGCTCGAAGCCGGCGCCGACGAGGTGGCGATCTTCGCGTCGGCTTCCGAAACCTTCTCGCAAAAGAACATCAATTGTTCGATCGCCGAGAGCATCGAGCGGTTCCTACCGGTTGCCGAACTGTGCCGGGAAAAAGGAATTCTGCTGCGCGGCTATGTGAGTTGCGTTGTCGAATGCCCTTATGAGGGTGCGATCGCCCCAGCGAGCCCCGCCCGCGTCGCCGACCTGCTCGACGATCTCGGTTGCTACGAGATCAGTCTCGGCGACACGATCGGCCGCGGCACGCCGGAGGCGGTGGACGCGATGCTGGCCGCGGTGCTGGAGCGCATTCCGGCCAACAGGCTCGCCGGGCATTTCCACGACACCTCCGGCCGCGCGCTCGACAACATTGCCGTTTCGCTCGACCGCGGCCTCAGGGTCTTCGACGGTTCGGCCGGCGGTCTCGGTGGCTGCCCCTATGCGCCGGGTGCTGCCGGCAATGTCGACACGCTCGCCGTCAACGCCTTCGTAACGGCCAAGGGTTTTGCGACGGGGCTCGACGTAGCGAAGCTCGAACAGGCCGCCGCTTTCGCGCGGACCTTAAGGACGGGATCATGA
- a CDS encoding crotonase/enoyl-CoA hydratase family protein gives MTFETIRIETDARGVARLTLALPQKHNALSARMIGELTEAAEQLSADRSVRVVILEGEGRSFCAGGDLGWMREQFDADRATRIAEATRLAMMFKGLNEISKPMIGRLHGNAFGGGVGLMSICDAAVASTDAKFGLTETRLGLIPATISPYVVARIGEGKARPLFMSARLFGAEEARALGLATTVVTADALDAAIEAEIEPYLAVAPEATGRAKRLARSLGAPITEKTIAATIEQLADCWESDEAREGVGAFFDKREPAWRR, from the coding sequence ATGACCTTCGAAACGATCCGGATCGAAACCGATGCACGCGGTGTCGCGCGGCTGACCTTGGCACTGCCGCAGAAGCACAACGCGCTTTCGGCGCGGATGATCGGCGAACTGACCGAGGCGGCAGAGCAGCTTTCGGCCGACCGTTCTGTCCGCGTCGTTATCCTTGAGGGCGAGGGCCGCAGCTTCTGCGCCGGCGGCGACCTCGGCTGGATGCGCGAGCAGTTCGATGCAGACAGGGCGACTCGCATTGCTGAGGCGACGCGATTGGCGATGATGTTCAAGGGGCTGAACGAGATCTCGAAGCCCATGATCGGCCGCCTGCATGGCAATGCCTTTGGCGGCGGCGTTGGCCTCATGAGCATCTGTGACGCGGCGGTTGCCTCGACCGACGCCAAGTTCGGCCTGACCGAAACACGTCTCGGCCTGATCCCGGCGACCATCAGCCCCTATGTCGTCGCCCGCATCGGCGAGGGTAAGGCGCGGCCGCTGTTCATGTCCGCCCGTCTGTTTGGTGCGGAGGAGGCGCGCGCCTTGGGGCTCGCCACCACCGTTGTCACCGCCGACGCGCTGGATGCGGCGATCGAAGCGGAGATCGAGCCCTATCTGGCGGTCGCGCCGGAGGCCACCGGCCGGGCCAAGCGACTGGCTCGCTCGCTTGGGGCTCCAATCACCGAAAAGACCATTGCCGCGACCATCGAACAGCTTGCCGATTGCTGGGAATCCGATGAGGCGCGTGAGGGTGTCGGCGCGTTCTTCGACAAGCGCGAGCCCGCCTGGCGGCGATAG
- a CDS encoding antitoxin Xre/MbcA/ParS toxin-binding domain-containing protein: MAAVGLNISTAHYGESQSSFLSARLVAERLGVTLAELAKLIGVARNTLTAKSSARKVDAALSSVVRILAIAGEMAGDDSRAVIWFKHQPIPGWAGKTAYDLVGEGKADKVLAYLEAVRSGVYA; this comes from the coding sequence ATGGCTGCTGTCGGTCTCAACATCTCCACCGCCCACTACGGCGAGAGCCAGTCGTCCTTCCTGTCCGCTCGGCTGGTCGCCGAACGCCTTGGCGTGACGCTTGCCGAACTCGCGAAGCTGATCGGTGTCGCGCGCAACACGCTGACGGCGAAGTCCAGTGCCCGAAAGGTCGATGCGGCCTTGAGCAGCGTCGTCCGTATCCTTGCCATAGCCGGCGAAATGGCGGGCGACGATAGCCGCGCCGTCATCTGGTTCAAGCACCAGCCGATCCCCGGCTGGGCCGGCAAGACCGCCTATGATCTCGTCGGCGAGGGCAAGGCCGACAAGGTGCTCGCCTATCTCGAAGCCGTGCGTTCCGGTGTCTACGCCTGA